The DNA region TTAATGTCCCGCACCGCGCGCTGCCCTGGTGTGCGCTGCTTGGCGCACTCGGTCACGGTTCGCGGATGGTGATGATGACCGCCGGATTTAATATTGAATGGTCCACGTTTGTCGCCTCGCTGCTCGTCGGTAGCATTGGCATTCAGTGGTCGCGCTGGTATCTGGCGCATCCCAAAGTGTTTACCGTTGCGGCGGTGATCCCAATGTTCCCGGGAATTTCAGCCTACACGGCGATGATTTCGGCGGTGAAAATCAGCCACTTCGGCTACAGCGAACCGTTGATGATTACGCTGCTGACCAATTTCCTGAAAGCCTCGTCGATTGTGGGCGCGCTTTCGATCGGACTCTCCGTGCCTGGCCTGTGGTTTTACCGTAAACGTCCGCGCGTTTAATCGCTGCGGCAGGCGCATCCCTGCCGCTCCTCCTCATCGGTGTGTTACTATAGAAGCAGTGTCCCTTCCCGGTTGCAGTCGGTATTGAGAAACGTTATGTCATCCAGAATTTTGACCCCGGACGTCATTGGTATTGACGCCTTATTACACGATCATCAGACGGTGCTGGCGAAGTCAGAAGGCGGCGCGGTGGCGGTGTTTGCCAATAACGCCCCGGCCTTTTACGCGCTGACCCCCGCTCGTCTGGCACAACTGCTGGCGCTCGAAGAAAAGCTCGCCCGACCGGGGAGCGATGTGACGCTGGATGCGCAGTTTTATGAAGAACCGCAACCTGTGCCGGTCGCCGTACCGCTGGGAAAATTCGCCATGTACCCCGCCTGGCAGCCGGATGCCGACTTTCAGCGCCAGGCCGCGCTGTGGGGCGTGGCGTTAAGAGAGCCGGTCACCGCCGAAGAACTGGCCTCATTCGTGGCCTACTGGCAAGCGGAAGGCAAAGTTTTTCATCACGTGCAATGGCAACAAAAACTGGCGCGCAGCGTCCAGATCGGCCGCGCGAGCAACGGTGGCCTGCCAAAGCGCGATGTAAACACGGTCAGCGAACCAGATAATCAAATTCCACCGGGTTTTAGAGGTTAACCATGAAAAACGTTGGCGATCTGATGAAACGTCTGCAAAAAATGATGCCAGCCCATATCGAACCCGCGTTCAAAACGGGTGAAGAGCTACTGGCCTGGCAGAAGGAGCAAGGTGAAATTCGCGCCGCTGCGCTGGCTCGCGAAAATCGGGCAATGAAAATGCAGCGCACCTTTAACCGTTCTGGCATCCGTCCATTACATCAGAACTGCTCATTCGATAACTATCATGTTGAATGCGAAGGCCAGATGAATGCGCTGAGCAAAGCGCGCCAGTATGTGGAAGAGTTCGATGGCAACATCGCCAGTTTTATCTTCTCCGGCAAACCAGGGACGGGGAAAAACCACCTCGCCGCGGCAATCTGCAACGAACTGCTGCTGCGCGGAAAGTCGGTGCTGATTATCACCGTGGCGGACATCATGTCGGCGATGAAAGAGACGTTCAGCAATCGCCAGACCAGCGAAGAACAGTTGCTGAACGATCTCAGCAATGTTGATCTGCTGGTCATTGATGAGATCGGCGTGCAAACCGAATCGCGCTATGAAAAGGTCATCATCAACCAGATCGTCGATCGTCGTTCCTCCTCAAAACGTCCGACCGGCATGCTCACCAACAGCAATATGGAAGAAATGACCAAACTGCTGGGTGAGCGCGTGATGGATCGCATGCGACTGGGCAACAGCCTGTGGGTGATCTTCAACTGGGACAGTTTCCGCAGCCGGGTAACCGGCAAAGAGTATTAAGACCATTCTTAGACTGAGCGGCGCTATACTTCGACGAAGGTCTATACACGAGTAATCATAATGAAAACGACAAAACGTTTGCTGTGCTGCGCGATCGCGGCCAGCGCCTGCTTCGCAGCCAATACTTTCGCCGCCTCCTGGCAAGACTCTCTTTCCAGTGCTGCCAGTGAACTGAGCAAGCAGAGTACCACTTCGTCGCAAAACGGCACGTCGCTCTCTTCCCTGACCAGCCTGCTCAATGGCGGCAACCAGGCGCTGAGTGCGAACAACATGAATAACGCGGCCGGGATTTTACAGTACTGCGCGAAGCAGAAGCTGGCTTCCGTTACCGATGCGGAAAATGTGAAAAATCAGGTACTGGATAAACTGGGTCTCGGCGCAACCGAGCAAAAACAGGACACCAACTATCTGGATGGTATTCAGGGTCTGCTCAACACCAAAGATGGTCAGCAGCTTAACCTGAACAATATCGGCAGTACGCCACTCGCAGAAAAAGTGAAAACCAAAGCCTGCGACCTGGTGCTCAAACAGGGTATGAACTTTATTTCCTGATTTCCGACGCCGCGTTTTGGCCGTTTTCCGCCAGACGCGGCGCTTCTTGCCCCTTTTCGCCCTTCTCTTTTGCCCATCCCAGGGATGACGGGAAGTGACGACGATCAAAAAAAGTCTCTTTCTAAACCAATTCTGAATAACAACGTAATTAAATGTCACTAGAATTGCAGCTAAGTGACAACCCCATTACATTGTACGTTCTGTAAACGCTGAGCTGCCAGTCGAACGCCTGGTTTAGAGCCTTATCGCAAGGCTATTTGTGAGGATCGTCCGTTGTCTGAGTTACTCTCCATCGCGCTGTTTCTTGCCTCTGTACTGATTTATGCCTGGAAAGCGGGTCGCAACACCTGGTGGTTTGTCGCCACCCTGGCGGTGCTGGGACTTTTTGTGGTTCTGAATATCACACTCCTCGCCAGCGACTATTTCACAGGTGATGGCATTAACGATGCAGTACTCTACACGTTGACGAACAGTCTGACGGGGGCCGGTGTCGGCAAATACATTCTGCCGGGCATCGGCATTGCGCTGGCGCTCGTGGCGGTCTTTGGTACGCTGGGCTGGGTGCTGCGTCGTCGCCGTCATCATCCTCACCATTTTGGTTACAGCCTGCTGGCGCTGCTGTTGGCGCTGGGTTCCGTCGATGCCAGTCCGGCATTTCGTCAGATAAGCGAACTGGTCAAATCCCAGACTCGCGACGGCGATCCCGATTTCGCGGCCTACTATAAAGAACCGGCGAAAAGCATCCCCAACCCGAAGCTGAATCTGGTGTATATCTACGGTGAAAGCCTGGAGCGTACCTATTTCGACAACGAGGCCTTCCCGGAACTCACGCCGGAACTCGGCGCGTTGAAAAACGAAGGGATGGATTTCAGCCACACCCAGCAGTTACCGGGGACAGACTACACCATCGCCGGGATGGTCGCCTCCCAGTGCGGCATTCCCCTGTTCGCGCCGTTTGAAGGCAATGCGTCAGCATCGGTCTCCAGTTTCTTCCCACAGAATCTCTGTCTTGGGGATATCCTGAAAAACTCCGGCTACCAGAACCACTTTGTGCAGGGCGCAAACCTGCGTTTTGCCGGGAAAGACGTGTTCCTGAAGTCCCACGGTTTCGATTATCTGTATGGTGCCGAAGAGTTAAAAAGCGTCGTCGCCGATCCAAATTACCGCAACGACTGGGGCTTCTATGACGATACGGTACTGGATGAAGCGTGGAAGAAGTTCGAAGCACTCTCTCGCTCCGGCCAGCGTTTTTCACTGTTTACCCTGACTGTCGATACCCATCATCCGGACGGCTTTATCTCGCGCGCCTGTCAGCGCAAACGCTATGATTTTGACGGCAAACCCAACCAGTCCTTTAGCGCCGTCAGCTGTAGCCAGGAAAACATCGCGGCGTTTATCAATAAAATCAAAGCCTCGCCGTGGTTTAAAGATACCGTCATTGTGGTTTCTTCGGACCATCTGGCGATGAACAACAGCGCATGGAAATACCTCAACAAACAGGATCGCAACAACCTGTTCTTCGTGATACGTGGCGACAAGCCGCAGCAGGAGACGCTGGCGGTCAAACGTAACACCATGGATAACGGCGCGACGGTGCTGGATATTCTCGGCGGCGATAACTATATCGGTCTGGGGCGCAGTAGCCTGTCGGGTCAGTCGATGTCGGAAGTATTCCTCAACAGCAAAGAAAAGATCCTCGCCATGAAGCCGGACATCATTCGCCTGTGGAACTTCCCGAAAGAGATGAAAGATTTCACCGTCGACCGGGATAAAAATATGATCGCTTTCTCCGGCAGCCATTTCCGTCTGCCGTTGCTGTTACGGATATCAGATAAGCGCGTCGAACCCCTCCCGGAAAGCGAATACTCTGCCCCGCTGCGCTTCCAGCTTGCCGATTTTGCCCCGCGCGATAACTTTGTCTGGGTCGATCGCTGCTACAAGATGGGCCAGTTGTGGTCACCGGAACTGGCCCTCTCAACCGACTGGTGCGTCTCACAAGGTCAGCTTGGCGGAGAGCAAATCGTCCAGCATGTTGATAAAGCACAGTGGAAAGGCAAAACGGCCTTTAAAGACACAGTGATCGACATGGAACGTTATAAAGGCAATGTCGATACCCTGAAAATCGTCGATAACGACATCCGTTATAAGGCCGACAGTTTTGTCTTCAACGTGGCGGGCGCGCCGGAAGAGGTGAAGCAGTTTAGCGGGATTTCTCGTCCGGAATCCTGGGGACGCTGGTCCAACGCGCAGTTGGCGGAAGAAGTGAAGATCGAGTACAAACAGCCGCTGCCGAAAAAATTCGACCTGGTGATCACCGCGAAAGCCTTTGGCGACAATGCTAATCGTCCGATTCCGGTACGCGTTGGCAAGGAAGAGCAGACGCTGGTGTTAAGCCACGATGTCACCACCACCACGTTGCATTTCGATAACCCGACGGATGCGGATACACTGGTGATTATCCCGCCCGATCCGGTCTCGACCAACGAAGGCAACATCCTCGGCCACTCGCCGCGTCAACTGGGGATCGGGATGGTGGAAATCAAAGTGGTCAGCGCCCAGGGCTGACCACCGGTGATAAAAAAAACAGCGCCCAACACAACTCCGGGCGCTGCATGGCAATCGTCAGAACGTAATCACCCCTTTGATCAACGCCCGATTGTTAATCACATCGCGTTCGAAGATCTCCGCAAGCTGGCTAAACGGATAGCGATGCGTAAGCATCATTTCAGCGTTCAGTTTGCCTTCCGCCATCAGCCGTCCCACCTTCGCAAAATCCTCCGGCGTGGCGTTACGACTCCCCATCATGGTGGTCTCTTTCTTGTGAAACTCCGGGTCAGAGAACTGTAAATCGCCTTTGAACAGCCCGACAAAGACAATGGTGCCGCCGTGGCGGATCAGGTTAACGGTATTGTTCATGGCATGCTGGTTGCCCGTCGCATCGAGCACTTTCTGCGCCAGCGAACCGCCAAATTGCGCACGCAGCTGAGCCTCAAAATCTTCAGTTGAGGGATCCACCACCGGCAGGCCGAGACGGGAAGCCACATGTTCGCGACGAGCGCTACTGGTATCGGCCACCACCACCTGCGCACCATCGGCCCTCGCAATCGCCGCCGCCCCGATCCCAATCGGCCCGGCCCCGACGACCAACACCTGATCACCCGGTGCGATCGCTGCCCGACGCACCGCATGAGCGCTGATCGCGTAAGGCTCGATCAACGCTGCCGCCTGAGGATCAATCCCCTCCGCCTGCAACAGATTAGTCGCCGGAACGCTGAGATACTCGCTAAACCCCCCATCCTGATGCACGCCGATCACAGAGATCTTCTCGCAGCAGTTCGTTCGGCCCCCCAGACACGCCGGACACTGCTGGCACGCAACATAGGGAATTACCGCCACCTGCTGACCCACGTTAAACTGCGTCACCTTCTCGCCGAGCGTCACAATATCCCCACATATTTCATGGCCTAATACGCGTGGATAACTAAAAAAAGGTTGATTACCTCCCCAGGCATGAATATCGGTTCCACATATACCGACAGACTTAATTTTTATTAATGCTTCATGTTTTTCCGGAATCGGAATGTCACGTTTCTCATGAATTAATTTTCTGGGTTCCTGGCAAATCAACATATTCATTGTGGACATCGTTATGCGCTCCTGTTTCTTTGTTGCTCCAGATATTGATGAAAATAGAAATAGCCGCGTAACGAGAAAGCTAATTTGTGAAACCCTGCGCATTAAAATGTTTTAAATCGGGTTTTAATGCAGTCAAAAGGAGATCCCGATGAGCCGTTCGCAAAATTTACGTCACAATGTCATTAACCAGGTGATCGATGATATGGCGCGCGGTCATCTTCCTTCCCCGCTGCCGTCGCAAAGCGCATTGGCCGAAATGTACAACATCAGTCGCACCACGGTGCGCCACATGCTCAATCACCTCAGCGAGTGCGGCGTATTGACTCTGGTCGGCAACGACCACGTCATCACCCGTAGCCCCGAACATGATGATGGTTTTGCCTGTACGACCGCCTCCATGGCGGAGCAGAACCGTATTTTTGAGCAGGCGTTTTATACGATGATTAACCAGCGCCAGCTTCGCGCCGGCGAGACGTTTTCTGAACTTCAACTGGCCCGGATGGCGGGCGTCAGCCCGGTAGTGGTGCGAGAATACCTTTTAAAATTTGGACGTTACAATCTTATCCAGAGCGAAAAGCGCGGTCAGTGGAGCATGAAAAAGTTCGATCAATCCTATGCCGAACAGCTTTTTGAGCTGCGTGAAATGCTGGAAACCCATGCGCTACAGCACTTTCTCAATCTGCCGGATGACGATCCGCGCTGGCTGCAGGCCAAAATGCTGCTGGAACGCCACCGCATGCTGCGCGACAGCGTCGGTAGCAACTTCCGCATGTTCTCCCTGTTAGACCGTGATTTTCACGCGCTGCTGCTCTCTGCCGCCGACAATATATTTTTTAATCAATCACTTGAGATAATCTCGGTTATCTTCCATTTCCATTACCAATGGGATGAACGCGATCTTAAGCAACGCAATATCATCGCCATTGATGAGCACATGACTATCCTCAGCGCGCTGATTTGCCGCAGCGATCTCGATGCGCTTCTTGCGCTGCACAACCACCTGAATACGGCGAAGCAATCGATGATTCGCTCCATCCGACAAGAAAATGAATGAATTAAAAACACATTAAAAACAACAAACCTTTAGCAAGAGCACGATTTTATACAACACATACAGCACCATGATGACTTTCTGCTTACTTTCTGATTAGGCAGGATTCATTCTGAATTTTTCCGCCAGTACAAAAGTTGGTTTTATTCGTTGATCCCTGGGAGCAAGTAGAAAATGAACAAGATAATAGCCGTGCTGATTACTGTTTGTACTTTTTTTCTGCCATTCACCATTCAGGCTAAACCGCTTTCTATTAAAGTCGCCTACGAAAATAATCCAGGCGAACCATTAGATGTGGTAATGCGCTACTGGGCTGAGATTCTGAATAAAAAAAGTGATGGAGAAATAACGCTGGTTCTCTATCCCAGCTCACAGCTAGGGTCAAAACAAGATGTGACTGAACAAGCCATGATGGGAATGAACGTCATCACGCTCACCGATGTGGCTTTTCTTGCCGATTACGAACCTGATTTAGGTATTTTGTTTGGACCTTATTTGACCGATGACCCGCAGAAACTCTTCAAAATTTATGAGAGCGACTGGTTTCGTCAAAAAAATGAAGACCTGAAGAAAAAAGGGATTCATGTGGTGATGAACAATTATCTGTACGGCACTCGCCAGATTATTTCTAAAAAACCGATTCGCAAGGTGGAAGATCTTGCGGGAATGAAAATCCGCGTACCGAATAACGTGATGCAAATTAAAGCTATTCAGGCAATGGGTGCAACCCCGACGCCGATGCCGCTGGGTGAAGTTTACCCTGCGCTGACTCAGGGCGTTATTGATGGTGTCGAAAACCCGATTTCCGTTCTGCAAGGGCAAAAATTGTTTGAGCAGGCGAAATATCTGTCGATGGTAAATTACCTGACCAACACCTCGGTATGGATTGGCGGCGAAGCCTTTTTCAGTACGCTTTCTCCTGAGCAACTGGAATTGATTCATTCAACGGGTTATGAAGCCGGCCTTTACAGCCAGAAATTAACGATTGAACGCGACGCCGAAATGCTGAAGAGCATGGAAGCGGAAGGCGTCGAAGTTATTTACCCGGATACCGAAGCATTCCGCCAGAAAGCACGCGAAGTTTACTCGCAATTCCCGGAGTGGACGCCGGGCTTGTATGAAACCATTCAACAGCAACTGCAATAAATACAGGCACAGATCGCCCGAAGCCTTTCCTCTCAAGGCCAGGGCGACTCTCTGAAGGAGGATTAATGCGTTTCTTTGGCAAGCTTGTAGAACTGAGCGCAGCACTGGCTTTGTTTATCCTGGTGGTAATGACCATTGCCGCCGTATTCATGCGCTATTTTGTAGGACAGCCCATTCAATGGACTGAAGAAATGTCCGGACTGCTGATGATTTGGGTGGTGATGCTGGGCGGTGTGGTGGCTGAACGTGACCGGGCGCATCTGACTATTCCTTTTGTCGTCGATATGCTCCCGCATAACGTTAAACGCATTATTGCCTCGCTGGTTGCCCTGCTTTCCATTGGGTTGCTGGTTTATATGGCCTGGCTGGGTTACCGACTGGCGGAAATGGCGCAGTATAAGGTCACGCAAATATTGAAAGTTTCCTGGTTCTGGATTGATATCGCTGTTCCCGTCGGTACTCTGGCAACGGCAATTTATACGCTCTACTGGTTAATAAACGATTTTAAACAGGTAGATGTCGGCGAGGAAAAACAATGAGCTGGTTATTGATTATTCCACTGATGATCGTGTGCTTATTTCTGAATATTCGTGTGTATCTGGCAATGTTTATCGGCATTATTGCCTATTTCCTCTTTTTTTCCACGGTTCCGATTGAAATTGCGGTCCAGCGGTTGATTGCGCCGACCCAAAGCCCCTCCTTGCTGGCGATACCCTTTTTTATCCTGTTGGGTACGCTGATGAGTTATACCGGTATTGCAGAACGTATCCTGCAAGTGGCGAATATTCTGGTGGGTAAAATGCGGGGCGGACTCGGTGTCGCCAATATTCTGGTCAGTACGATGATGGGGGGGGTCAGCGCCTCAAACCTGGCCGACGCGGCGATGCTGTCGCGCATGATGGTTCCCGAGATGGAACGGAAAGGCTACAACCGTGCCTTTGCTGCTGCGATCACCGCCGGGGGATCCCTCGTCACCCCAATTATCCCGCCGGGGATTGCCCTGATTATTTATGGCCTGGTGGCAGACGTCTCCATCGGAAAGATGTTCATGGCCGGTCTGATTCCGGGTCTGCTCTGTGCGGTGCTGTTAATGTTTACGGTTTATCTGGTTGCCCGTAAAACGAACGCGAAGCCCTCACGCGACACCTGGCCTACCGGTAAGGAAGCCCTCTTCTCTATTGGACAGGCCTGGCCCGCGCTGTTTTTGATTTTTGCCGTCGTCGGAGGGATTCGCGCCAACATCTTCACCCCAACAGAAGCCGGTGCGGCAGCCGTACTCATTGTGTTGATCATCGGTTTCTTCATTTATCGTCAAATGACCCTTGGTCACGTCGTGAAAGCGCTGGGGGAAACGGCGCGGGCAACGGCATCGGTCATGTTAGTCATCATGGCAAGTGCCGCTCTCGGTTGGATCTTCTCAATGGAACATGCCGGCGTCGCGGTGGCGAACTTTGTCACGACGCTGACAGAAAACAAATACATGTTCCTGTTAATCATCAATATTCTTTTGCTGACACTGGGGATGTTTCTTGAAGGGAATGCCATTCTGCTGATCCTGGTTCCATTGCTTAAACCTGTCGTGGCGCATTTTGGTATTGACCCGGTACACTTCGGTATCATCATGATTTTCAACCTTTCT from Citrobacter amalonaticus Y19 includes:
- a CDS encoding threonine/serine exporter, whose product is MGIIDFILALMQDMLLSAIPAVGFAMVFNVPHRALPWCALLGALGHGSRMVMMTAGFNIEWSTFVASLLVGSIGIQWSRWYLAHPKVFTVAAVIPMFPGISAYTAMISAVKISHFGYSEPLMITLLTNFLKASSIVGALSIGLSVPGLWFYRKRPRV
- the dnaT gene encoding primosomal protein DnaT yields the protein MSSRILTPDVIGIDALLHDHQTVLAKSEGGAVAVFANNAPAFYALTPARLAQLLALEEKLARPGSDVTLDAQFYEEPQPVPVAVPLGKFAMYPAWQPDADFQRQAALWGVALREPVTAEELASFVAYWQAEGKVFHHVQWQQKLARSVQIGRASNGGLPKRDVNTVSEPDNQIPPGFRG
- the dnaC gene encoding DNA replication protein DnaC, translated to MKNVGDLMKRLQKMMPAHIEPAFKTGEELLAWQKEQGEIRAAALARENRAMKMQRTFNRSGIRPLHQNCSFDNYHVECEGQMNALSKARQYVEEFDGNIASFIFSGKPGTGKNHLAAAICNELLLRGKSVLIITVADIMSAMKETFSNRQTSEEQLLNDLSNVDLLVIDEIGVQTESRYEKVIINQIVDRRSSSKRPTGMLTNSNMEEMTKLLGERVMDRMRLGNSLWVIFNWDSFRSRVTGKEY
- a CDS encoding DUF2501 domain-containing protein, with product MMKTTKRLLCCAIAASACFAANTFAASWQDSLSSAASELSKQSTTSSQNGTSLSSLTSLLNGGNQALSANNMNNAAGILQYCAKQKLASVTDAENVKNQVLDKLGLGATEQKQDTNYLDGIQGLLNTKDGQQLNLNNIGSTPLAEKVKTKACDLVLKQGMNFIS
- the opgB gene encoding phosphatidylglycerol--membrane-oligosaccharide glycerophosphotransferase; amino-acid sequence: MSELLSIALFLASVLIYAWKAGRNTWWFVATLAVLGLFVVLNITLLASDYFTGDGINDAVLYTLTNSLTGAGVGKYILPGIGIALALVAVFGTLGWVLRRRRHHPHHFGYSLLALLLALGSVDASPAFRQISELVKSQTRDGDPDFAAYYKEPAKSIPNPKLNLVYIYGESLERTYFDNEAFPELTPELGALKNEGMDFSHTQQLPGTDYTIAGMVASQCGIPLFAPFEGNASASVSSFFPQNLCLGDILKNSGYQNHFVQGANLRFAGKDVFLKSHGFDYLYGAEELKSVVADPNYRNDWGFYDDTVLDEAWKKFEALSRSGQRFSLFTLTVDTHHPDGFISRACQRKRYDFDGKPNQSFSAVSCSQENIAAFINKIKASPWFKDTVIVVSSDHLAMNNSAWKYLNKQDRNNLFFVIRGDKPQQETLAVKRNTMDNGATVLDILGGDNYIGLGRSSLSGQSMSEVFLNSKEKILAMKPDIIRLWNFPKEMKDFTVDRDKNMIAFSGSHFRLPLLLRISDKRVEPLPESEYSAPLRFQLADFAPRDNFVWVDRCYKMGQLWSPELALSTDWCVSQGQLGGEQIVQHVDKAQWKGKTAFKDTVIDMERYKGNVDTLKIVDNDIRYKADSFVFNVAGAPEEVKQFSGISRPESWGRWSNAQLAEEVKIEYKQPLPKKFDLVITAKAFGDNANRPIPVRVGKEEQTLVLSHDVTTTTLHFDNPTDADTLVIIPPDPVSTNEGNILGHSPRQLGIGMVEIKVVSAQG
- a CDS encoding zinc-binding alcohol dehydrogenase family protein, with product MSTMNMLICQEPRKLIHEKRDIPIPEKHEALIKIKSVGICGTDIHAWGGNQPFFSYPRVLGHEICGDIVTLGEKVTQFNVGQQVAVIPYVACQQCPACLGGRTNCCEKISVIGVHQDGGFSEYLSVPATNLLQAEGIDPQAAALIEPYAISAHAVRRAAIAPGDQVLVVGAGPIGIGAAAIARADGAQVVVADTSSARREHVASRLGLPVVDPSTEDFEAQLRAQFGGSLAQKVLDATGNQHAMNNTVNLIRHGGTIVFVGLFKGDLQFSDPEFHKKETTMMGSRNATPEDFAKVGRLMAEGKLNAEMMLTHRYPFSQLAEIFERDVINNRALIKGVITF
- a CDS encoding GntR family transcriptional regulator, which translates into the protein MSRSQNLRHNVINQVIDDMARGHLPSPLPSQSALAEMYNISRTTVRHMLNHLSECGVLTLVGNDHVITRSPEHDDGFACTTASMAEQNRIFEQAFYTMINQRQLRAGETFSELQLARMAGVSPVVVREYLLKFGRYNLIQSEKRGQWSMKKFDQSYAEQLFELREMLETHALQHFLNLPDDDPRWLQAKMLLERHRMLRDSVGSNFRMFSLLDRDFHALLLSAADNIFFNQSLEIISVIFHFHYQWDERDLKQRNIIAIDEHMTILSALICRSDLDALLALHNHLNTAKQSMIRSIRQENE
- a CDS encoding C4-dicarboxylate TRAP transporter substrate-binding protein; protein product: MNKIIAVLITVCTFFLPFTIQAKPLSIKVAYENNPGEPLDVVMRYWAEILNKKSDGEITLVLYPSSQLGSKQDVTEQAMMGMNVITLTDVAFLADYEPDLGILFGPYLTDDPQKLFKIYESDWFRQKNEDLKKKGIHVVMNNYLYGTRQIISKKPIRKVEDLAGMKIRVPNNVMQIKAIQAMGATPTPMPLGEVYPALTQGVIDGVENPISVLQGQKLFEQAKYLSMVNYLTNTSVWIGGEAFFSTLSPEQLELIHSTGYEAGLYSQKLTIERDAEMLKSMEAEGVEVIYPDTEAFRQKAREVYSQFPEWTPGLYETIQQQLQ
- a CDS encoding TRAP transporter small permease, producing the protein MRFFGKLVELSAALALFILVVMTIAAVFMRYFVGQPIQWTEEMSGLLMIWVVMLGGVVAERDRAHLTIPFVVDMLPHNVKRIIASLVALLSIGLLVYMAWLGYRLAEMAQYKVTQILKVSWFWIDIAVPVGTLATAIYTLYWLINDFKQVDVGEEKQ
- a CDS encoding TRAP transporter large permease, which encodes MSWLLIIPLMIVCLFLNIRVYLAMFIGIIAYFLFFSTVPIEIAVQRLIAPTQSPSLLAIPFFILLGTLMSYTGIAERILQVANILVGKMRGGLGVANILVSTMMGGVSASNLADAAMLSRMMVPEMERKGYNRAFAAAITAGGSLVTPIIPPGIALIIYGLVADVSIGKMFMAGLIPGLLCAVLLMFTVYLVARKTNAKPSRDTWPTGKEALFSIGQAWPALFLIFAVVGGIRANIFTPTEAGAAAVLIVLIIGFFIYRQMTLGHVVKALGETARATASVMLVIMASAALGWIFSMEHAGVAVANFVTTLTENKYMFLLIINILLLTLGMFLEGNAILLILVPLLKPVVAHFGIDPVHFGIIMIFNLSIGAFTPPVGTVMLLVCNITQVSVGQFFRQSLPLLGTLLLMLLLVTYIPAISLLLV